Proteins encoded by one window of Halorubrum ruber:
- a CDS encoding 2-amino-3,7-dideoxy-D-threo-hept-6-ulosonate synthase encodes MTAGLSARLDRISTNDRYLIVPMDHGITMGAVEGLVDIESTIDGVTSGGADAVLTQRGIAPRVHENKNDAGYIVHLNGSTTIGPDESDKRVTGTAEDAVRAGADAVSFHINVGSDHEPDQIEELAELTADAERLGLPVLAMAYARGPSVDESDPEALGHAVRLAEELGADVVKTGYSGDGDSFERVTESTRLPVVIAGGSKGTDRETVEMVRGAMDGDAAGVSMGRSIFQHDDPEGIARAVSAVVHDDAGVEEALRAGGFVEA; translated from the coding sequence ATGACAGCAGGACTCTCGGCACGACTCGACCGCATCTCCACGAACGACCGATACCTCATCGTCCCGATGGACCACGGGATCACGATGGGCGCCGTCGAGGGGCTCGTCGACATCGAGTCGACGATCGACGGCGTCACGAGCGGCGGCGCGGACGCGGTGCTCACCCAGCGCGGGATCGCGCCCCGCGTCCACGAGAACAAGAACGACGCCGGCTACATCGTCCACCTCAACGGGTCGACGACGATCGGCCCCGACGAGAGCGACAAGCGCGTCACCGGCACGGCCGAGGACGCCGTCCGCGCGGGCGCCGACGCCGTCTCCTTCCACATCAACGTCGGCTCGGACCACGAGCCGGACCAGATCGAGGAGCTGGCGGAGCTGACGGCCGACGCCGAGCGCCTCGGGCTCCCGGTCCTCGCGATGGCGTACGCGCGCGGTCCGAGCGTCGACGAGAGCGATCCGGAGGCCCTCGGACACGCCGTCCGGCTCGCCGAGGAGCTCGGCGCCGACGTGGTGAAGACGGGCTACTCCGGCGACGGCGACTCCTTCGAGCGCGTCACGGAGTCGACCCGGCTCCCGGTCGTCATCGCTGGCGGCTCGAAGGGGACCGACCGCGAGACGGTCGAGATGGTTCGCGGCGCCATGGACGGCGACGCGGCGGGCGTGTCGATGGGGCGGTCGATCTTCCAGCACGACGACCCCGAGGGAATCGCGCGCGCCGTCTCCGCGGTCGTCCACGACGACGCCGGCGTCGAGGAGGCGCTCCGGGCGGGCGGATTCGTCGAGGCGTAA
- the trpA gene encoding tryptophan synthase subunit alpha, with the protein MADRSAEPATGNSEAIAAAFADGPAYVPYLVVGDPDYESSMAYVEALDRGGADVIELGLPFSEPIAEGSTIQEALVRSLDAGMTPERFFAFAEEVDVDAALVCMTYYNLIYQYGSETGPRPFVERAAAAGIQGLVVPDLPAEEADPLREACDEFGLDLVFIVAPTTRGDRLDRMMENVSGYVYVQARLGTTGARDDVSDQTTESLDRLREYDVPKAVGFGISSGEHAERIVAGGADGIIVGSALVDVVADGVENDLSTEEVADRLEALSRELKDGAERGYRSRTEPVESA; encoded by the coding sequence ATGGCGGACCGGAGCGCGGAGCCGGCGACGGGCAACTCCGAGGCCATCGCGGCCGCGTTCGCGGACGGCCCCGCCTACGTCCCGTACCTTGTCGTCGGCGACCCCGACTACGAGTCGTCGATGGCGTACGTCGAGGCGCTCGACCGCGGCGGCGCCGACGTGATCGAGCTCGGCCTCCCCTTCTCCGAGCCCATCGCCGAGGGGTCGACGATTCAGGAGGCCCTCGTCCGCTCGCTCGACGCGGGGATGACGCCCGAGCGGTTCTTCGCGTTCGCCGAGGAGGTGGACGTCGACGCCGCCTTAGTGTGTATGACGTATTACAACCTGATCTATCAGTACGGTAGCGAGACCGGCCCCCGACCGTTCGTCGAGCGGGCGGCGGCCGCGGGGATTCAGGGGCTCGTCGTCCCGGACCTTCCGGCGGAGGAGGCCGACCCGCTGCGCGAGGCCTGCGACGAGTTCGGGCTCGACCTCGTCTTCATCGTCGCGCCGACCACGCGCGGCGACCGACTGGACCGCATGATGGAGAACGTCTCCGGATACGTCTACGTCCAGGCGCGGCTCGGGACCACCGGCGCGCGCGACGACGTCTCCGACCAGACGACGGAGAGCCTCGACCGGCTCCGCGAGTACGACGTGCCGAAGGCGGTCGGGTTCGGCATCTCGTCGGGCGAGCACGCCGAGCGGATCGTCGCGGGCGGCGCCGACGGGATCATCGTCGGGTCGGCGCTCGTCGACGTCGTCGCCGACGGGGTCGAGAACGACCTGTCGACCGAGGAGGTGGCCGACCGCCTCGAAGCGCTCTCCCGCGAACTGAAGGACGGAGCGGAGCGCGGCTACCGCTCGCGGACCGAACCGGTCGAGTCGGCCTGA
- a CDS encoding GAF domain-containing sensor histidine kinase encodes MGRRRAAVIETLHDVATTIQTEETVTDVCERTVAAAADLLDFNLCTIVIREDDWLVPYATSADAPSDGSQRMRVDEGLAGKTYQTGESYTVAEVTPDDETVPADASYRSGISVPIGEHGVFQAVETTTGDFDDDDIELAELLVSHTATALDRLDRERELQRQNERLDQFASVVSHDLQNPLNVATGRLEIVAEECSSPHLDAVADAHGRMERLIDDLLLFAKMGSETLSLTTIDLGGLADDCWDPLATSAATLTVECDRDVRADPDRLRQLLENLLKNALDHGGDDVSVTIGELADGFYVADDGPGIPPDDRGDVFAAGYTSDADGTGFGLSIVSQIADAHEWDVEITESASGGARFEIRGVDIVES; translated from the coding sequence ATGGGACGACGCCGCGCCGCCGTCATCGAGACGCTCCACGACGTCGCGACCACGATCCAGACCGAAGAGACGGTCACGGACGTCTGCGAACGGACCGTCGCGGCGGCGGCCGACCTCCTCGATTTCAACCTGTGTACCATCGTGATTCGGGAGGACGACTGGCTCGTCCCGTACGCGACCTCCGCGGACGCGCCGTCGGACGGCAGCCAACGGATGCGCGTCGACGAGGGACTGGCCGGCAAGACCTACCAGACCGGGGAGTCGTACACCGTCGCCGAGGTCACGCCGGACGACGAGACGGTGCCGGCCGACGCCTCGTACCGGTCCGGGATCAGCGTGCCGATCGGCGAGCACGGGGTGTTCCAGGCGGTCGAGACGACGACGGGGGACTTCGACGACGACGACATCGAGCTGGCGGAGCTCCTCGTCAGTCACACCGCGACCGCGCTGGACCGGCTCGACCGTGAGCGGGAGCTTCAGCGGCAGAACGAGCGGCTCGACCAGTTCGCGTCCGTGGTGAGCCACGACCTTCAGAACCCGCTCAACGTCGCCACGGGCCGGCTGGAAATCGTTGCCGAGGAGTGTTCGAGTCCGCACCTCGACGCGGTCGCGGACGCCCACGGGCGGATGGAGCGACTCATCGACGACCTGCTGCTGTTCGCGAAGATGGGGTCTGAGACGCTCTCGCTCACGACGATCGATCTCGGAGGGCTCGCCGACGACTGCTGGGACCCGCTGGCGACGTCGGCGGCCACGCTCACAGTCGAGTGCGACCGCGACGTTCGCGCCGACCCCGACCGCCTCCGACAGCTCCTCGAGAACCTGTTGAAAAACGCGCTCGATCACGGCGGCGACGACGTCTCCGTGACGATAGGCGAGCTGGCCGACGGCTTCTACGTGGCCGACGACGGCCCAGGCATCCCGCCCGACGACCGCGGGGACGTGTTCGCCGCGGGCTACACCTCCGACGCCGACGGGACCGGGTTCGGCCTGTCGATCGTTTCGCAGATCGCCGACGCCCACGAGTGGGACGTCGAGATAACGGAGAGCGCGTCCGGCGGAGCCCGGTTCGAGATCCGGGGTGTCGACATCGTCGAATCGTGA
- a CDS encoding 3-dehydroquinate synthase II — MTRTVWVKADGDVGDWEARKRRVTTAIEAGADWVLVDEDDVGRVRELGDVNVAAFRSDADVIDDAESDVEADAYFVGKGGEGDGTVSMPDDFSGSADLTTLRRRDDRAQGAYVRVLGTEYEEFAEAAADEADFTVVIGEDWSIIPLENLIARVGDETHLVAGATTAAEARTAFETLEIGADGVLLDTDSPDEIRGAVEARDAADRETLDLRHAEVTEVEQTGMADRVCIDTGSLMDDSEGMLVGSMSRGLFFVHAETAESPYVASRPFRVNAGAVHAYVRNAEGGTNYLAELSSGDEVQVVDTDGHTREAVVGRVKIEKRPMFRIQAEIETEDGTDRIETLIQNAETVKIATSEGRKAVTDVEPGDEALVYYEDVARHFGEAVEESIIEK, encoded by the coding sequence ATGACACGCACGGTCTGGGTCAAAGCCGACGGGGACGTCGGTGACTGGGAGGCGCGCAAGCGACGGGTCACGACGGCCATCGAGGCCGGCGCGGACTGGGTGCTCGTCGACGAGGACGACGTCGGCCGGGTCCGCGAACTGGGCGACGTGAACGTGGCGGCGTTCCGCTCGGACGCCGACGTGATCGACGACGCCGAGAGCGACGTGGAGGCCGACGCGTACTTCGTCGGCAAGGGCGGCGAGGGGGACGGGACGGTCTCGATGCCGGACGACTTCTCCGGGTCGGCGGACCTGACCACGCTGCGCCGCCGCGACGACCGCGCACAGGGCGCGTACGTCCGCGTCCTCGGCACCGAGTACGAGGAATTCGCTGAGGCAGCCGCCGACGAGGCCGATTTCACCGTGGTCATCGGCGAGGACTGGTCGATCATCCCCTTAGAGAACCTCATCGCGCGGGTCGGCGATGAGACCCACCTCGTCGCGGGCGCGACGACGGCCGCGGAGGCCCGGACCGCGTTCGAGACGCTGGAGATCGGCGCCGACGGCGTCCTCCTCGACACGGACTCGCCCGACGAGATCCGCGGCGCCGTCGAGGCCCGCGACGCGGCCGACCGCGAGACGCTGGACCTCCGGCACGCCGAGGTGACCGAGGTCGAACAGACCGGGATGGCCGACCGCGTCTGTATCGACACCGGGTCGCTGATGGACGACAGCGAGGGAATGCTCGTCGGCTCGATGTCGCGCGGGCTCTTCTTCGTCCACGCCGAGACCGCGGAGTCGCCGTACGTCGCCTCGCGACCGTTCCGCGTGAACGCCGGCGCGGTCCACGCGTACGTCCGCAACGCCGAGGGCGGCACCAACTACCTCGCGGAGCTGTCGAGCGGCGACGAGGTCCAGGTCGTCGACACCGACGGCCACACCCGCGAGGCGGTCGTGGGCCGGGTGAAGATCGAGAAGCGCCCGATGTTCCGGATCCAGGCGGAGATAGAGACGGAGGACGGGACCGACCGGATCGAGACGCTCATCCAGAACGCCGAGACCGTGAAGATCGCCACGAGCGAGGGGCGGAAGGCCGTCACCGACGTCGAGCCCGGCGACGAGGCGCTCGTCTACTACGAGGACGTCGCGCGCCACTTCGGCGAGGCCGTCGAGGAGAGCATCATCGAGAAGTAA
- a CDS encoding carboxypeptidase M32, producing the protein MATEAAPDDAADAPDAYDALLDRVQRWNAVGSASGVLGWDQQVMMPEGGTPARSKQLSALSSVHHDMVTDDETGELLDELDDADLTDEQAAVVREVRREYERADAVPVELVEEISETGSEALQAWEEAKAEDDFETFAPYLEKHVELKREYAEHIDPDRDPYEVLFEEFEPCLSMERAESILTELREALVPMIDEIRESDVDLAVDTFEGTFPEDEQEALSRDALELVGYDFDRGRLDVSSHPFTSGNQFDCRVTTRFDEEDPLGAVGSTIHEYGHAQYNLGLPQEQFGTPLGESRDLSVHESQSRLWENHVGRSKAFWQEFLPIFQEHFPQTEEATVQDAYEAFNQVYEDNLIRVEADELTYHLHIVIRFEIERDLIRGDLDVEDVPEVWNDKYEEYLGIRPDTDSEGCLQDIHWSHGNFGYFPTYSLGSVMAAQLFEAAEDDIDDLDGKIADGEFGDLQEWLGENIHRHGSRYETNELVKRATGEDFSADAFLDYVDEKYGELYGI; encoded by the coding sequence ATGGCAACGGAAGCCGCGCCAGACGACGCAGCCGACGCACCGGACGCCTACGACGCCCTCCTCGACCGCGTCCAGCGGTGGAACGCGGTCGGCAGCGCCTCCGGCGTCCTCGGCTGGGACCAGCAGGTGATGATGCCCGAGGGCGGTACCCCCGCTCGATCGAAGCAGCTCTCGGCGCTCTCCTCCGTCCACCACGACATGGTCACCGACGACGAGACCGGCGAGCTGCTCGACGAGCTCGACGACGCCGACCTCACCGACGAGCAGGCTGCGGTCGTCCGCGAGGTCCGCCGCGAGTACGAGCGCGCCGACGCCGTCCCCGTCGAGCTCGTCGAGGAGATCTCCGAGACCGGCTCCGAGGCGCTCCAGGCGTGGGAGGAGGCGAAGGCCGAGGACGACTTCGAGACGTTCGCCCCGTACCTGGAGAAGCACGTCGAGCTGAAGCGGGAGTACGCCGAGCACATCGACCCCGACCGCGACCCCTACGAGGTCCTCTTCGAGGAGTTCGAGCCGTGCCTCTCGATGGAGCGCGCCGAGTCGATCCTCACGGAGCTCCGCGAGGCGCTCGTCCCGATGATCGACGAGATCCGCGAGTCCGACGTCGACCTCGCGGTCGACACCTTCGAGGGGACCTTCCCCGAGGACGAGCAGGAGGCGCTCTCCCGAGACGCCTTGGAGCTCGTCGGCTACGACTTCGACCGCGGTCGGCTCGACGTCTCCTCGCACCCGTTCACCTCGGGCAACCAGTTCGACTGTCGCGTGACGACCCGGTTCGACGAGGAGGACCCGCTCGGCGCCGTCGGCTCGACGATCCACGAGTACGGCCACGCGCAGTACAACCTCGGGCTGCCGCAGGAGCAGTTCGGCACGCCGCTCGGCGAGTCCCGCGACCTCTCGGTCCACGAGTCGCAGTCGCGCCTCTGGGAGAACCACGTCGGGCGCAGCAAGGCGTTCTGGCAGGAGTTCCTCCCGATCTTCCAGGAGCACTTCCCGCAGACCGAGGAGGCGACGGTTCAGGACGCCTACGAGGCGTTCAACCAGGTGTACGAGGATAACCTCATCCGCGTCGAGGCCGACGAGCTCACCTACCACCTCCACATCGTCATCCGGTTCGAGATCGAGCGCGACCTGATCCGCGGCGACCTCGACGTCGAGGACGTGCCGGAGGTCTGGAACGACAAGTACGAGGAGTACCTCGGCATCCGCCCCGACACCGACAGCGAGGGCTGCCTCCAGGACATCCACTGGAGCCACGGCAACTTCGGCTACTTCCCCACCTACTCGCTCGGCTCCGTGATGGCCGCCCAGCTGTTCGAGGCCGCGGAGGACGACATCGACGACCTCGACGGGAAAATCGCCGACGGCGAGTTCGGCGACCTCCAAGAGTGGCTCGGCGAGAACATCCACCGACACGGCTCCCGCTACGAGACGAACGAGCTCGTGAAGCGCGCGACCGGTGAGGACTTCTCGGCGGACGCGTTCCTCGACTACGTCGACGAGAAGTACGGCGAGCTGTACGGGATCTAA
- the hflX gene encoding GTPase HflX, whose protein sequence is MSGGTGEADADAESPTGGRRAVVAKRVDSGEADLTEIGQLAAAAGYDVAGELTQTRTEDAAFMFGEGKVAELRDLVRRTDAEAVIIDNDVGPYQTFNIGGKLPEGVEVVDRFTLILEIFGQRADTRKAQLQVDLAELRYELPRAEAKASLAKRDERPGFMGLGEYDESVERDIKRQISEIRDELESIAEKEEARREQRRDSGFDLVALAGYTNAGKSTLMRQLADELAVDENDERHRDLDTTAESQDMLFTTLGTTTRRAEMEKRDVLLTDTVGFIADLPHWLVESFESTLDSVYRADLVLLVVDASEPVEEMREKLVTSHDTLYERNEAPVVTVFNKIDRLEPGELADKRAALSGVAPDPIAVSAKTGAGVAELRDRVEGELPDWERERLVLPVSDDAMSLVSWVHDHGHVAEETYAGDQVTVDFEAKPSIVSRARAKAAELSAPPAEESA, encoded by the coding sequence ATGAGCGGGGGCACCGGGGAAGCGGACGCCGACGCCGAGTCGCCGACCGGGGGACGCCGCGCAGTCGTCGCCAAGCGCGTCGACTCCGGAGAAGCCGACCTCACCGAGATCGGGCAGCTCGCGGCCGCCGCGGGCTACGACGTGGCCGGCGAGCTCACGCAGACCCGCACCGAGGACGCCGCGTTCATGTTCGGCGAGGGGAAGGTCGCTGAGCTGCGCGACCTCGTTCGCCGGACGGACGCCGAAGCGGTGATCATCGACAACGACGTCGGCCCGTACCAGACGTTCAACATCGGCGGGAAGCTCCCGGAGGGCGTCGAGGTCGTCGACCGGTTCACGCTCATCCTCGAGATCTTCGGACAGCGCGCCGACACCCGGAAGGCGCAGCTCCAGGTCGACCTCGCGGAGCTGCGCTACGAGCTGCCGCGCGCCGAAGCGAAGGCGAGCCTCGCGAAGCGCGACGAGCGCCCCGGGTTCATGGGGCTCGGCGAGTACGACGAGAGCGTCGAGCGCGACATCAAGCGGCAGATCTCCGAGATCCGCGACGAGCTCGAATCGATCGCCGAGAAGGAGGAGGCGCGCCGCGAGCAGCGCCGGGACTCCGGCTTCGACCTCGTCGCGCTCGCGGGCTACACAAACGCGGGGAAGTCGACGCTGATGCGCCAGCTCGCCGACGAGCTGGCCGTCGACGAGAACGACGAGCGCCACCGCGACCTCGACACCACCGCCGAGTCGCAGGACATGCTGTTCACGACGCTCGGCACCACGACGCGCCGGGCCGAGATGGAGAAGCGCGACGTCCTCCTCACCGACACGGTCGGGTTCATCGCGGACCTCCCCCACTGGCTGGTGGAGTCGTTCGAGTCGACGCTCGACTCCGTCTACCGCGCCGACCTCGTGCTGCTCGTCGTCGACGCCAGCGAGCCGGTCGAGGAGATGCGCGAGAAGCTCGTCACGAGCCACGACACGCTCTACGAGCGCAACGAGGCGCCCGTCGTCACCGTGTTCAACAAGATCGACCGGCTGGAGCCCGGCGAGCTCGCGGACAAGCGCGCCGCGCTCTCCGGCGTCGCGCCCGACCCGATCGCCGTCTCGGCGAAGACGGGCGCGGGCGTCGCGGAGCTCCGCGACCGCGTCGAGGGCGAGCTCCCCGACTGGGAGCGCGAGCGGCTCGTCCTCCCGGTCTCGGACGACGCGATGAGCCTCGTCTCGTGGGTCCACGACCACGGGCACGTCGCCGAGGAGACGTACGCGGGCGACCAGGTGACGGTCGACTTCGAGGCGAAGCCCTCCATCGTTTCCCGCGCCCGGGCGAAGGCCGCCGAGCTCTCGGCGCCGCCCGCCGAGGAGTCGGCCTGA
- a CDS encoding DUF2209 family protein: MDISGRHEEDGEYLMVAAAVHARIDSARIRSVEGMGFAAAREGPTLEATVALAAEAVGDLPTPPDGPIVAEGGEFYEEPAERVGLSFQPDFKYVESIGERETVQAAHHAAYAARDHLR, from the coding sequence GTGGACATCAGCGGCCGCCACGAGGAGGACGGCGAGTACCTGATGGTCGCGGCCGCGGTCCACGCGCGGATCGACTCCGCGCGGATCCGGTCGGTGGAGGGGATGGGGTTCGCTGCCGCGCGCGAGGGGCCGACGCTGGAGGCGACCGTCGCGCTCGCTGCGGAGGCGGTCGGCGACCTCCCGACGCCGCCAGACGGTCCGATCGTCGCGGAGGGCGGCGAGTTCTACGAGGAGCCGGCGGAACGCGTCGGCCTCAGCTTTCAGCCCGACTTTAAATACGTCGAGAGCATAGGCGAGCGCGAGACAGTGCAGGCAGCACACCACGCCGCGTACGCCGCCCGGGACCACCTCCGATGA
- a CDS encoding HTTM domain-containing protein, translating into MTQPSQRLSDAGSRYAAARESLRERARPHLGIDPRALGAFRIAVALVLLADLLIYRLPAVRTFYTDDGVLPRSTLAEVYPLLERASLYAMSGSARVQTGLLAVAAVAAVCLLVGYRTRAAAGLSALLFASLYARNPYVLNGGNTVLVAFLFLSLFLPLDARWSLGAGRRSGGEDEERRTDADGGASAGGGDAGDPRICSLGTAVTLLTLVSIYAANAVSKYRSDSWMSGTAVPRIFQLGEFTVGLGPLVSEYTAALTATNWLWIALLSVSPLLVVATERHRTALALAFISAHLGMAATMRLAVFPFVMSSILLLFLPPGAWDRVEAVASRASEATGLAETDRPHRSDGGTDARTPSPTPSRTRRGIRAGAAALLVGFFLALVWWQAAGVGLVDLPAQESTGQLSEVSWSFFAPNPPDASGWYVVAGTLESGDTIDLRDGGAVSYDRPPDAAETYPSTLWHQFGFRMKNAAESQYRPVASYACERSDRDLESVTVFHVEQPVDATGPVGEPDAEERVRVAC; encoded by the coding sequence ATGACGCAACCAAGCCAGCGCCTCTCGGACGCGGGGTCCCGGTACGCCGCGGCGCGCGAGTCCCTCCGCGAACGCGCCCGGCCCCACCTCGGGATCGACCCGCGGGCGCTCGGCGCGTTCCGGATCGCGGTGGCGTTGGTGCTCCTCGCGGACCTGCTGATCTACCGGCTTCCGGCGGTGCGGACGTTCTACACGGACGACGGCGTCCTCCCGCGATCGACGCTCGCCGAGGTCTACCCGCTGTTGGAGCGCGCGTCCCTCTACGCGATGTCCGGATCGGCGCGAGTACAGACGGGGCTGCTCGCGGTCGCCGCCGTCGCCGCCGTCTGCCTGTTAGTCGGCTATCGCACGCGGGCGGCCGCGGGCCTCTCGGCCCTCCTGTTCGCGTCGCTGTACGCGCGGAACCCGTACGTGCTCAACGGCGGGAACACGGTGCTGGTCGCGTTCCTGTTCTTGAGCCTCTTCCTCCCGCTCGACGCCCGCTGGTCGCTCGGTGCCGGCCGCCGGAGCGGCGGCGAAGACGAGGAACGGCGAACCGACGCCGACGGAGGCGCGAGCGCCGGGGGAGGAGACGCCGGTGACCCGCGGATCTGTTCGCTCGGCACGGCCGTCACCCTCCTGACGCTCGTGTCGATATACGCGGCGAACGCGGTCTCGAAGTACCGGAGCGACTCGTGGATGTCGGGGACCGCCGTCCCGCGGATCTTCCAGTTGGGCGAGTTCACCGTCGGGCTGGGGCCGCTCGTCTCGGAGTACACCGCGGCCCTCACCGCGACCAACTGGCTCTGGATCGCGCTCCTCTCCGTCTCCCCTCTGCTGGTCGTCGCGACCGAGCGGCACAGGACCGCGCTCGCCCTTGCGTTCATCTCCGCGCACCTCGGCATGGCCGCGACGATGCGGCTCGCGGTGTTCCCGTTCGTCATGAGTTCGATCCTGCTCCTGTTCCTCCCGCCCGGCGCGTGGGACCGCGTCGAGGCCGTCGCGTCGAGGGCCTCCGAGGCTACGGGGCTCGCGGAGACCGATCGGCCGCACCGGAGCGATGGCGGGACCGACGCACGGACCCCGTCCCCGACCCCGTCGCGGACCCGCCGCGGGATCAGGGCGGGAGCCGCCGCGCTGCTCGTCGGCTTCTTCCTCGCGCTCGTGTGGTGGCAGGCCGCGGGGGTCGGGCTCGTCGACCTCCCCGCACAGGAGTCGACCGGACAGCTGTCGGAGGTGAGCTGGTCGTTCTTCGCGCCGAACCCCCCGGACGCCTCGGGCTGGTACGTCGTCGCGGGCACGCTCGAATCCGGCGACACGATCGACCTGCGCGACGGCGGCGCGGTCTCGTACGACCGGCCGCCGGACGCGGCGGAGACGTATCCGTCCACTCTCTGGCATCAGTTCGGCTTCAGAATGAAGAACGCCGCCGAGTCGCAGTATCGACCGGTGGCGTCGTACGCCTGCGAACGGTCGGACCGCGACTTGGAGTCCGTGACCGTCTTCCACGTCGAGCAGCCCGTCGACGCGACCGGCCCGGTCGGGGAACCGGACGCGGAGGAGCGAGTGCGCGTCGCCTGCTGA
- a CDS encoding threonine aldolase family protein, with translation MSDDDFIDLRSDTVTAPSDEMRDAAATAEVGDDVYRDDPTVNELERRAADAVGTEAALYVPSGTMANQIAVHAHTEPGQELLLERESHIYRWELAGAAKLSGVQTRTIDAGDRCVPTPDAVREGLVDEDLHRPGTGLLSLENTHNYRGGVAVPVDRIAAAAEAARDADVPVHLDGARVFNAAVALGVDASEIVAPADSVTFCLSKGLGAPVGSILAGDEDFVEDARRVRKLFGGGMRQAGIIAAPGIRALANVDRLAEDHANAERLAAGLDAIDGVDAPAPDTNIVVAHTEDAGVPAESLYAACKEAGVGCVEFADYTTRFTTHLDVDESDVDEAVKRIAAVVDDLRD, from the coding sequence ATGTCCGACGACGACTTCATCGACCTGCGGTCCGACACCGTCACGGCGCCCTCGGACGAGATGCGCGACGCGGCCGCGACCGCCGAGGTCGGCGACGACGTGTACCGCGACGACCCGACCGTCAACGAGTTAGAGCGGCGCGCCGCCGACGCCGTGGGGACCGAGGCCGCGCTGTACGTCCCCTCCGGGACGATGGCGAACCAGATCGCGGTCCACGCGCACACGGAGCCGGGGCAGGAGCTCCTCTTGGAGCGCGAGTCGCACATCTACCGCTGGGAGCTGGCGGGCGCGGCCAAGCTCTCCGGCGTCCAGACGCGGACGATCGACGCCGGCGACCGCTGCGTCCCGACGCCCGACGCGGTCCGCGAGGGGCTCGTCGACGAGGACCTCCACCGCCCCGGGACCGGGCTCCTCTCTCTGGAGAACACCCACAACTACCGCGGCGGGGTCGCGGTCCCCGTCGACCGGATCGCGGCCGCCGCCGAGGCCGCCCGCGACGCCGACGTGCCGGTCCACCTCGACGGCGCGCGCGTCTTCAACGCCGCAGTCGCGCTCGGCGTCGACGCGAGCGAGATCGTCGCCCCCGCCGACAGCGTCACCTTCTGTCTCTCGAAGGGGCTCGGCGCGCCTGTCGGCTCGATCCTCGCCGGCGACGAGGACTTCGTCGAGGACGCGCGCCGCGTCCGCAAGCTGTTCGGCGGCGGGATGCGGCAGGCCGGCATCATCGCTGCGCCCGGCATCCGCGCGTTAGCGAACGTCGACCGCCTCGCCGAGGACCACGCCAACGCGGAGCGGCTCGCGGCCGGGCTGGACGCCATCGACGGCGTCGACGCGCCCGCGCCCGACACGAACATCGTCGTGGCGCACACCGAGGACGCCGGGGTCCCGGCCGAGTCGCTCTACGCGGCGTGTAAGGAGGCCGGCGTCGGCTGCGTCGAGTTCGCGGACTACACGACGCGGTTCACGACTCACCTCGACGTCGACGAGAGCGACGTCGACGAAGCGGTCAAGCGGATCGCGGCCGTCGTCGACGACCTCCGGGACTGA